Proteins co-encoded in one Lineus longissimus chromosome 11, tnLinLong1.2, whole genome shotgun sequence genomic window:
- the LOC135495911 gene encoding uncharacterized protein LOC135495911 isoform X1, whose amino-acid sequence MIRFGHILSIISAMERVDRVVDSLKANLALQGTEKQECEQEFDNLSRENDYITLEQFETNAKADIDKSMPNATKEDKSAALARRMHQVEMADRDWDGTITKTEFMNSRIYSKLQTTMVQEVDGEEMPMEKFLGWLKKWCVLTPDASAVLKSVLDGDGEANIQDLVDGLFELAFPCPEVMVQRVVDAVRKSFTLSDQAKQEQNGEFEKICGTRNFITKDQYRAATREYVKRTVPDKNVRKLIRHDVKVQRRKNNIMKLDESQANTGKITKTDFLNGRSYVHLLSSLASYNADGDAVMDRPEFVAWLVDRCGIHDEAYADAVIQQFAGDAELQIKVLLDCLFERAFPTEEARVRRVVECIQKAFKLTSEERQIEEKDFEDFCGKGTEFITMERYREIAKAELNKKFPGKNMKKALDAKVKKMEEKDRNQDGNITKTEFLIHRIFWRFENAFEHSYEDEIEEADFAAWLRKTFTSLYSKATGERESMLDASAIFEVVLPGGELQVLLDGLFDRAFPPSNVRVKRVIEAIRTTFGLELEEADKLMDEFDKLNDEEDFLPMDVYLPLVEKAFQEKFKDTKIPKHVIDRLLKKRIDNVKKKDLNADGKITREEFLNGEIFLALETSLNCYDADGDLIMEKPEFISWLAERCQLYDEAYTDAVMQEFLPDGALTLKVEELTDGLFDRAFPSADFIVDEMVKGVHELCQLTSEENEEATNEFNEISGGNTFFTMEQFKDKTEKLVEGRYGKGASSRKDRIRGLKHQIIQENGLNNDGKISRDEYVATERYIKLDESLREYGEKLDDLADDVMDLEEFERWLAERCQITDDVKTYAILATQEFLPDEEDQLHLGVLAKGLFKRAYPSAA is encoded by the exons ATGATCcgatttggtcacattttaaG TATCATATCAGCCATGGAGCGTGTAGACCGGGTCGTCGACTCACTCAAGGCCAATCTAGCTCTGCAGGGCACTGAGAAACAGG AATGCGAGCAGGAATTCGACAACTTATCACGGGAGAATGATTACATTACACTTGAGCAGTTTGAAACCAACGCCAAGGCTGATATCGACAAGTCGATGCCAAACGCAACAAAAGAAGATAAATCAGCTGCCCTTGCTAGAAGAATGCACCAGGTTGAAATGGCTGATCGAG ACTGGGATGGTACCATAACGAAGACAGAGTTCATGAACAGTCGTATATACTCGAAGCTGCAGACCACCATGGTGCAGGAGGTGGATGGGGAGGAGATGCCCATGGAGAAGTTCCTTGGTTGGTTGAAGAAGTGGTGTGTCCTCACTCCAGATGCGAGCGCCGTGCTGAAGAGCGTCCTCGATGGAGATGGAGAGGCCAACATacaag ATTTGGTGGATGGTCTGTTTGAACTTGCCTTCCCTTGCCCCGAAGTCATGGTTCAGAGAGTCGTCGACGCCGTAAGAAAGAGTTTCACCTTGTCGGACCAGGCAAAGCAAG AACAAAATGGCGAATTCGAAAAAATCTGCGGCACTAGGAATTTCATTACGAAGGACCAGTACAGAGCTGCCACACGGGAATACGTCAAGAGGACAGTCCCAGACAAGAACGTACGAAAACTGATCCGCCATGACGTCAAGGTGCAGCGGAGGAAAAACAACATAATGAAACTTGATGAAAGCCAAG CCAACACAGGAAAGATTACCAAGACCGACTTTCTGAATGGCCGGAGTTACGTGCATCTGCTGTCGTCCCTGGCCTCTTACAACGCTGACGGCGACGCCGTGATGGACCGTCCCGAGTTCGTAGCCTGGCTCGTTGACAGGTGCGGCATTCACGACGAGGCGTACGCCGACGCCGTCATCCAGCAGTTCGCAGGGGACGCTGAGTTACAAATAAAAG TTCTACTTGATTGTCTGTTCGAACGTGCCTTCCCAACAGAAGAGGCTAGAGTGAGGCGTGTTGTCGAGTGTATACAGAAAGCATTCAAACTGACCTCTGAAGAAAGGCAAA TTGAAGAAAAGGATTTCGAAGATTTCTGCGGCAAAGGCACCGAGTTTATCACGATGGAACGGTACAGGGAGATTGCTAAAGCCGAGTTGAACAAGAAGTTTCCTGGCAAGAACATGAAGAAAGCATTGGATGCAAAGGTTAAGAAGATGGAGGAAAAGGACAGAA ATCAGGACGGAAATATCACCAAGACGGAATTTCTGATCCACCGGATCTTCTGGCGATTCGAGAACGCATTTGAGCACAGTTACGAAGATGAAATCGAGGAGGCCGACTTCGCGGCATGGTTGAGGAAAACGTTTACTTCGTTGTACAGCAAAGCTACTGGGGAGAGAGAGTCGATGCTTGATGCTTCAGCTATCTTCGAGGTCGTGCTCCCAGGAGGAGAATTGCAGG TTCTTCTTGATGGTCTATTCGACCGTGCGTTCCCTCCATCTAACGTCAGGGTCAAGAGAGTCATCGAGGCCATCAGGACAACCTTCGGCCTGGAACTTGAAGAAGCAGACA AACTCATGGACGAGTTTGATAAACTTAACGACGAAGAAGACTTTCTTCCAATGGATGTGTACCTGCCACTAGTGGAAAAGGCTTTCCAGGAGAAGTTTAAGGACACGAAGATACCGAAACATGTAATCGATCGCCTGCTCAAGAAGAGAATAGACAATGTCAAGAAGAAAGATCTGA ACGCAGACGGTAAGATCACAAGAGAGGAGTTCCTCAATGGAGAGATCTTCTTGGCCCTGGAGACTAGCCTCAACTGTTACGATGCTGACGGCGACCTGATCATGGAAAAGCCTGAGTTTATCTCTTGGCTGGCTGAGAGGTGCCAGTTGTATGATGAGGCCTACACGGACGCGGTCATGCAAGAATTCCTGCCTGATGGGGCCTTAACACTAAAAGTTGAAG aattgacGGACGGTCTGTTTGATAGGGCGTTTCCCTCGGCTGATTTCATTGTGGACGAGATGGTGAAAGGTGTTCATGAATTATGCCAACTGACTAGCGAAGAGAATGAGG aAGCCACTAACGAATTCAATGAAATATCTGGTGGAAACACGTTCTTCACCATGGAACAGTTCAAGGACAAAACGGAGAAACTTGTTGAAGGACGATATGGAAAAGGGGCTAGTTCTCGTAAGGACCGCATCAGGGGGCTGAAACACCAAATAATTCAAGAGAATGGCCTCA ATAATGATGGAAAGATCTCGCGTGACGAATACGTGGCTACTGAAAGATATATCAAACTGGACGAGAGTCTGCGAGAGTATGGTGAAAAACTGGATGACctcgctgatgacgtcatggattTGGAGGAATTTGAAAGGTGGCTTGCCGAGCGCTGTCAAATCACAGATGATGTCAAGACGTACGCTATTCTAGCCACTCAGGAATTCTTACCCGACGAGGAGGACCAGTTACACCTGGGAG tTCTGGCTAAAGGTCTCTTCAAGCGTGCGTACCCCTCGGCAGCCTAG
- the LOC135495911 gene encoding uncharacterized protein LOC135495911 isoform X2: protein MPSGNKDKRPKDLVDGLFELAFPCPEVMVQRVVDAVRKSFTLSDQAKQEQNGEFEKICGTRNFITKDQYRAATREYVKRTVPDKNVRKLIRHDVKVQRRKNNIMKLDESQANTGKITKTDFLNGRSYVHLLSSLASYNADGDAVMDRPEFVAWLVDRCGIHDEAYADAVIQQFAGDAELQIKVLLDCLFERAFPTEEARVRRVVECIQKAFKLTSEERQIEEKDFEDFCGKGTEFITMERYREIAKAELNKKFPGKNMKKALDAKVKKMEEKDRNQDGNITKTEFLIHRIFWRFENAFEHSYEDEIEEADFAAWLRKTFTSLYSKATGERESMLDASAIFEVVLPGGELQVLLDGLFDRAFPPSNVRVKRVIEAIRTTFGLELEEADKLMDEFDKLNDEEDFLPMDVYLPLVEKAFQEKFKDTKIPKHVIDRLLKKRIDNVKKKDLNADGKITREEFLNGEIFLALETSLNCYDADGDLIMEKPEFISWLAERCQLYDEAYTDAVMQEFLPDGALTLKVEELTDGLFDRAFPSADFIVDEMVKGVHELCQLTSEENEEATNEFNEISGGNTFFTMEQFKDKTEKLVEGRYGKGASSRKDRIRGLKHQIIQENGLNNDGKISRDEYVATERYIKLDESLREYGEKLDDLADDVMDLEEFERWLAERCQITDDVKTYAILATQEFLPDEEDQLHLGVLAKGLFKRAYPSAA from the exons ATGCCATCGGGAAATAAAGATAAGAGACCGAAAG ATTTGGTGGATGGTCTGTTTGAACTTGCCTTCCCTTGCCCCGAAGTCATGGTTCAGAGAGTCGTCGACGCCGTAAGAAAGAGTTTCACCTTGTCGGACCAGGCAAAGCAAG AACAAAATGGCGAATTCGAAAAAATCTGCGGCACTAGGAATTTCATTACGAAGGACCAGTACAGAGCTGCCACACGGGAATACGTCAAGAGGACAGTCCCAGACAAGAACGTACGAAAACTGATCCGCCATGACGTCAAGGTGCAGCGGAGGAAAAACAACATAATGAAACTTGATGAAAGCCAAG CCAACACAGGAAAGATTACCAAGACCGACTTTCTGAATGGCCGGAGTTACGTGCATCTGCTGTCGTCCCTGGCCTCTTACAACGCTGACGGCGACGCCGTGATGGACCGTCCCGAGTTCGTAGCCTGGCTCGTTGACAGGTGCGGCATTCACGACGAGGCGTACGCCGACGCCGTCATCCAGCAGTTCGCAGGGGACGCTGAGTTACAAATAAAAG TTCTACTTGATTGTCTGTTCGAACGTGCCTTCCCAACAGAAGAGGCTAGAGTGAGGCGTGTTGTCGAGTGTATACAGAAAGCATTCAAACTGACCTCTGAAGAAAGGCAAA TTGAAGAAAAGGATTTCGAAGATTTCTGCGGCAAAGGCACCGAGTTTATCACGATGGAACGGTACAGGGAGATTGCTAAAGCCGAGTTGAACAAGAAGTTTCCTGGCAAGAACATGAAGAAAGCATTGGATGCAAAGGTTAAGAAGATGGAGGAAAAGGACAGAA ATCAGGACGGAAATATCACCAAGACGGAATTTCTGATCCACCGGATCTTCTGGCGATTCGAGAACGCATTTGAGCACAGTTACGAAGATGAAATCGAGGAGGCCGACTTCGCGGCATGGTTGAGGAAAACGTTTACTTCGTTGTACAGCAAAGCTACTGGGGAGAGAGAGTCGATGCTTGATGCTTCAGCTATCTTCGAGGTCGTGCTCCCAGGAGGAGAATTGCAGG TTCTTCTTGATGGTCTATTCGACCGTGCGTTCCCTCCATCTAACGTCAGGGTCAAGAGAGTCATCGAGGCCATCAGGACAACCTTCGGCCTGGAACTTGAAGAAGCAGACA AACTCATGGACGAGTTTGATAAACTTAACGACGAAGAAGACTTTCTTCCAATGGATGTGTACCTGCCACTAGTGGAAAAGGCTTTCCAGGAGAAGTTTAAGGACACGAAGATACCGAAACATGTAATCGATCGCCTGCTCAAGAAGAGAATAGACAATGTCAAGAAGAAAGATCTGA ACGCAGACGGTAAGATCACAAGAGAGGAGTTCCTCAATGGAGAGATCTTCTTGGCCCTGGAGACTAGCCTCAACTGTTACGATGCTGACGGCGACCTGATCATGGAAAAGCCTGAGTTTATCTCTTGGCTGGCTGAGAGGTGCCAGTTGTATGATGAGGCCTACACGGACGCGGTCATGCAAGAATTCCTGCCTGATGGGGCCTTAACACTAAAAGTTGAAG aattgacGGACGGTCTGTTTGATAGGGCGTTTCCCTCGGCTGATTTCATTGTGGACGAGATGGTGAAAGGTGTTCATGAATTATGCCAACTGACTAGCGAAGAGAATGAGG aAGCCACTAACGAATTCAATGAAATATCTGGTGGAAACACGTTCTTCACCATGGAACAGTTCAAGGACAAAACGGAGAAACTTGTTGAAGGACGATATGGAAAAGGGGCTAGTTCTCGTAAGGACCGCATCAGGGGGCTGAAACACCAAATAATTCAAGAGAATGGCCTCA ATAATGATGGAAAGATCTCGCGTGACGAATACGTGGCTACTGAAAGATATATCAAACTGGACGAGAGTCTGCGAGAGTATGGTGAAAAACTGGATGACctcgctgatgacgtcatggattTGGAGGAATTTGAAAGGTGGCTTGCCGAGCGCTGTCAAATCACAGATGATGTCAAGACGTACGCTATTCTAGCCACTCAGGAATTCTTACCCGACGAGGAGGACCAGTTACACCTGGGAG tTCTGGCTAAAGGTCTCTTCAAGCGTGCGTACCCCTCGGCAGCCTAG
- the LOC135496231 gene encoding uncharacterized protein LOC135496231: protein MNDNQIRGFLRRWDCQKVDCEALKKAILPKGETQLKTQVLLDGLFDLLYPAGHVLIGRVVDAVKLHFTLEASERKGVEAEFAELSKGTGSISWRRFRKTINNFINNHVCDSNIKRKISYDAQVHQHNRLLKAYGKNDSTVHESEFTLSVAYVGMLVSLIPYNIDDIALMERNVFNGWLIEKLELIGDMESYTDALVREFMPNGGSETQIQVIIDGIFDRAFAFDVRDPSDFSKFTTWQILGASEEDTRHIQGLQREASNVRVVGGAGLKAWEFDGNATSFVKISSPVKNGLGKSLTVATFFYQDVLNNGPILEFEGDTKFPCGFHFWYWDKRGLFANFRTIDGHEHNVFFELLTPKQWHFVGVSYDYGTGNVLMWIDNDIMEKNIGKLEVDLAGEVFCGIRPSSPKWRPFKGRLAGLVLLNGPTHKEKIAGLKEKVAGMLN from the exons ATGAATGATAATCAGATCAGGGGCTTTCTGAGGCGATGGGACTGCCAGAAGGTTGACTGCGAGGCCCTGAAGAAAGCCATCTTACCGAAAGGAGAGACTCAGCTGAAAACACAAG TGCTTCTCGACGGCCTATTCGATCTCCTGTATCCGGCTGGACATGTCCTGATTGGCCGAGTCGTGGATGCTGTGAAGTTACACTTTACTCTCGAAGCGTCCGAACGAAAAG GTGTGGAAGCCGAATTCGCCGAGCTAAGTAAAGGGACAGGTTCAATATCTTGGCGACGCTTCAGGAAAACTATCAACAACTTCATCAATAATCATGTGTGTGATTCGAATATCAAGAGGAAAATAAGCTACGATGCTCAAGTTCATCAGCATAATAGACTCCTTAAAGCATATGGAA aaaatgatagTACCGTCCATGAGTCTGAGTTCACGTTAAGCGTAGCTTACGTTGGAATGCTCGTGTCTTTAATCCCATACAACATCGACGACATCGCCTTGATGGAAAGAAACGTCTTCAATGGTTGGCTCATAGAGAAGTTGGAGCTGATTGGTGATATGGAGTCGTATACTGATGCTCTGGTTCGCGAATTCATGCCCAATGGAGGTTCAGAGACACAAATACAAG TAATCATCGATGGTATATTCGACCGCGCATTCGCATTCGACGTTCGAG ATCCGTCCGACTTCAGCAAGTTCACCACGTGGCAAATCCTCGGGGCTAGCGAGGAGGACACTCGCCACATTCAGGGTCTGCAAAGAGAGGCGAGTAACGTCCGTGTTGTAGGAGGGGCCGGCTTGAAAGCCTGGGAGTTCGACGGCAATGCTACCTCGTTCGTTAAGATCTCATCCCCGGTGAAGAACGGACTCGGGAAGAGCCTGACTGTAGCAACATTCTTCTACCAAGACGTGCTGAACAACGGACCAATCCTGGAGTTCGAAGGCGACACGAAATTTCCATGTGGGTTCCACTTTTGGTACTGGGACAAGAGAGGCCTGTTTGCAAATTTCAGAACAATCGACGGACACGAGCATAATGTATTCTTTGAGTTGTTGACGCCTAAACAGTGGCATTTTGTCGGTGTGAGCTATGATTACGGCACAGGAAATGTCCTCATGTGGATAGACAATGACATCATGGAAAAGAACATTGGGAAATTAGAAGTAGATTTGGCGGGAGAAGTTTTCTGCGGGATTCGACCGTCGAGCCCAAAATGGCGTCCGTTTAAGGGCCGTCTGGCTGGCCTGGTGCTGTTGAACGGTCCGACACACAAGGAGAAAATAGCAGGACTGAAGGAGAAGGTGGCAGGAATGCTTAATTAG